From Diospyros lotus cultivar Yz01 chromosome 4, ASM1463336v1, whole genome shotgun sequence, a single genomic window includes:
- the LOC127799696 gene encoding rab escort protein 1-like, with product MRLPPKTKSIILYAIAMVDYDQDKLEVCKDVLKTRDGINRLALYHSSVGRFPNAPGALLYPIYGQGELPQAFCRRAAVKGCIYANSAGNY from the exons ATGCGGTTGCCGCCGAAGACAAAATC GATTATTCTATATGCAATAGCAATGGTTGATTATGATCAAGACAAGTTGGAGGTTTGTAAAGATGTTCTGAAGACAAGGGATGGAATAAATCGATTAGCGCTTTACCACTCTTCAGTTGGCAG GTTTCCAAATGCACCTGGTGCATTGCTTTACCCTATTTATGGCCAAGGGGAACTGCCTCAGGCATTTTGCCGTCGTGCTGCAGTCAAGGGTTGTATATAT GCAAATTCTGCAGGCAACTACTAA